CACCGGCACGCTCAACGCCCACATCGAGGAGATGTACACCGGGCACTCCCTGGTGAAGGTCTTCGGCCGCCAGAAGGAGTCCGCGGAGACCTTCCGCAAGGAGAACGAGGACCTTTACGAGGCGGGCTTCAAGGCGCAGTTCATCTCCGGCGTCATCCAGCCCGCGATGATGTTCATCGGCAACCTCAACTACGTCCTCGTCGCCGTCGTCGGCGGACTGCGGGTCGCCTCGGGCGCGCTGTCCATCGGTGACGTCCAGGCGTTCGTCCAGTACTCACGGCAGTTCAGCCAGCCGCTCACCCAGGTCGCCTCCATGGCCAACCTCGTCCAGTCCGGCGTGGCCTCCGCCGAGCGGGTCTTCGAGCTGCTGGACGCGGAGGAGCAGTCGCCGGACGCCACGGCGGCGGTGGGCCCCGAGCGCGTGCGCGGCGAGGTCGTCTTCGAGGACGTCTCCTTCCGCTACGAGCCGGACACCCCGCTGATCGAGGGCCTCTCCCTGACCGTGCGCCCGGGCCAGACCGTCGCCATCGTCGGCCCGACCGGCGCGGGCAAGACCACCCTGGTCAATCTCCTGATGCGGTTCTACGAGGTCAGTGGCGGCCGCATCACGCTGGACGGCACGGACGTCGCCGAGATGTCGCGCGAGGAGCTGCGCGGCCACATCGGCATGGTCCTCCAGGACACCTGGCTCTTCGGCGGCACGATCGCGGAGAACATCGCGTACGGGGCGCCTGCCGGCACCTCCATGGACAAGATCGTCGAGGCCGCGAAGGCCACCCACGTCGACCGCTTCGTCCGTACGCTGCCCGACGGCTACGACACGGTGATCGACGAGGAGGGGGCCAACGTCTCCGTCGGCGAGAAGCAGCTCATCACGATCGCACGGGCGTTCCTGGCGGAGCCGGAGATCCTCGTCCTGGACGAGGCCACCAGCTCGGTCGACACCCGCACGGAGGTGCTGATCCAGCACGCGATGGCCCAGCTCCGCACGGGCCGCACCAGCTTCGTCATCGCCCACCGGCTGTCCACGATCCGCGACGCGGACGTGATCCTGGTGATGGAGTCGGGCCGCATCGTGGAACAGGGCACGCACGAGTCGCTCCTGGCGGCGCGGGGGGCGTACGCGGGGCTGTACTCAGCGCAGTTCGCTGCCGCGGCTGTGCCTGGCGGCGCGTAGCCGGTTTTGGGCCCGGCCCCGCGGTTCGGCTGACCGCCGGTGGTGGGCGCGGCGCGCTTTGGCCGCCCGCCGGTGGTGGTGCGGCGCCGGGCCGCTCCGGGTTGTTGCGGGGCTGCTTCGCTTTACGCCCCGCAACAACCCTGCGCGTCCCGACGCCTCCCCTCAGGGAGGGGTTGTCGACGGGCGGGCCAAAATGGCTGGGAGCAGCCAAATCAGGCGGTAAGCCAACGGCTGAGGCCGGCCAAATCAAGCCCGTCCGGCGATTGAGGACACCACCCACCGGGCGACGCGGGTCAACAGTTCCCCACCGGCCGAGGTCTCGGCATGGGCGAAGCCCCGCTCGATCCACAGCTCCGTCGAAGACGGATCCGCGGCGGCGGACAGCATCCGCGGGTGGTCCAGAGGAAAGTACGTGTCCCTGTCGCCGTGCACGATCAGCAGCGGCCGCGGCGCGATCAAGGGCACCGATTCCGTCGGGGAGAGCGGGACCGGGTCCCAGTCCTCCGGATGGATGCGCGTGCCCAGCCCCCACCGGGTGATCGCGCGCCCCGTGCGGCCGGAGATCGCCCAGTGCAGACGGCGCATGGGGGCCGTGCCCCGGTAGTACCAGCGCGCCGGCGCGCTCACCGAGACGATCGTGTCGGCGTGTGCGTCGGTGCGCCCCCCGTGCCCTCCCCCGTTCGGCGGCAGGTACAACGCGCCGTGTCGCAGCACCACGGAGCCGCCCATGGAGAAGCCGACGGTCGCCACCCGGCGGTGGCCGAGCGAGCGGGCCCAGCCCACCGCGGCCGCCAGGTCCAGTACCTCGCGGTCGCCGAGCGTGGAGCGGCCGCCGGAGCCGCCGTGGCCCCGGAAGGAGAACGTGATCACGGCGGTGTGCTGCGCGAACACCCGCGCGGCCCGTCGCAGACCGGGGCGCTCCAGCGCGCCGGTGAAGCCGTGCGCGAGCACGACGACCGGATGGTCGGCGGCCCGCCGCGCGGGGTCCGGGCCGGGCTCGTAACGGGCCTCCACCCGCACTCCGTCGGCTGTCAAGAGCGCGCCGTGATGACCACTCGAAGTGAGCGACGAAACACAAGGTCGTGCAAAATCGTCCGTACCTCCGAAAGTCATGTGGGTTATTCTGCTGGGCAGAGAGGATCCGGGCAGAGTCGCCCCCGGGTCCTTTTGTGCATTCAGACGCGTCACCCGCGGCTGAGAGCGCGCGTGCTCCTAGGGCGCGGAGACCGCAAACCGTACGAATGAGTGCCGCAACGTCCTCGCAGGGACCGAGGAGGAACCGACGTTATGGGCGAGCGAAGCGTGCAGGACAGCAAGGACGACCGTAGTTCGACCGAAGCGGGTGGCAGCCGATGAGTTCTCTGCTGCTCCTGACCAATGCCCTCCAGCCGTCGACGGAGGTGCTTCCCGCGCTGGGTCTGCTGCTGCACAGCGTGCGGGTGGCTCCCGCCGAGGGCCCGGCCCTCGTGGACACCCCGGGGGCCGACGTCATACTGATCGACGGCCGCCGTGATCTGCCCCATGTGCGCAGTCTGTGTCAGTTGCTCCGGTCCACCGGCCCCGGCTGTCCGTTGATCCTCGTGGTCACCGAGGGCGGTCTGGCCGCGGTCACCGCGGACTGGGGCGTCGACGACGTCCTGCTGGACACCGCGGGGCCCGCCGAGGTGGAGGCGCGGCTGCGGCTGTCGATGGGGCGCCGGCAGATCTCGATGGACGACTCCCCGATGGAGATCCGCACGGGCGACCTCTCCGTGGACGAGGCGACGTACAGCGCGAAGCTCAAGGGCCGGATACTGGATCTGACCTTCAAGGAATTCGAGCTGCTGAAGTACCTCGCCCAGCATCCGGGCCGGGTCTTCACCCGCGCCCAGCTGCTCCAGGAGGTCTGGGGCTACGACTACTTCGGCGGTACCCGCACGGTCGACGTGCACGTGCGGCGGCTGCGCGCCAAGCTCGGTCCCGAGCACGAGTCCTTGATCGGCACCGTGCGGAACGTCGGGTACCGCTTCGTGGTCCCGGAGAAGCCGGAGAAGGACGGTCGCCAGACCGAGGATGCCCAGCGAGAAGGCCCCGCGGACACCCCACGAACGGAGAAGCCGGAGGCCGTCCGACCGCAGGCCGCACGCCCGGCGAAGAGGTGAGTGGACCCGCGTAGACTGCCGCCCGTGGCCAAGGTGACGCGGGACGATGTGGCGAGACTGGCGGGGACGTCGACCGCGGTGGTCAGCTATGTCATCAACAACGGGCCGAGGCCGGTCGCCCCGGCCACGCGGGACCGGGTGCTGGCCGCGATCAAGGAGCTGGGGTACCGGCCCGACCGGGTCGCCCAGGCCATGGCGTCCCGACGGACGGACCTCATAGGCCTGATCGTCCCGGACGCGCGCCAGCCCTTCTTCGCGGAGATGGCGCACGCGGTCGAGCAGGCCGCGGCCGAGCGGGGCAAGATGGTGCTCGTCGGGAACTCCGACTATCTCGACGAGCGCGAAGTGCACTATCTGCGGGCCTTCTTGGGCATGCGGGTCTCCGGGCTCATCCTGATCAGCCAGGGACCCAGCGAGCACGCCGCGACGGAGATCGACGCGTGGGACGCCCGCGTGGTGCTGATGCACCGCAGACCGGACGCGATCGACGATGTCGCCGTCGTGACCGACGACGTCGGCGGCGCCCAGCTCGCCACCCGCCATCTGCTGGAGCACGGCCACCCCTACGTGGCCTGTCTCGGCGGGACCGAGGAGACGCCGGTGATCGGCGACCCGGTCACCGACCACGTCGAAGGCTGGCGGCGGGCCATGCGCGAGGCCGGGAAGTCGCTGGAGGGCCGGCTCTTCCAGGCCCCCTACAACCGCTACGACGCCTACAAGGTCGCCCTCGGGCTGCTGTCCGGCCCCGACCGTCCGCCGGCCATCATCTGCGCCACCGACGACCAGGCGATCGGCGTCCTGCGGGCCGCGCGCGAGCTGCGCATCGACGTCCCCGGCGAGCTGGCCGTCGCCGGTTTCGACGACGTGAAGGAAGCGGCCCTCACGGACCCGCCGCTGACCACCGTCGCCTCCGACCGCATCGCCATGGCCCGCTCGGCCGTGGACCTGGTCCTGGACGACGCCCTGCGGGTCGCCGGATCCCGCCGCGAGCGGCTCAAGCAGTTCCCGTCGGCGCTGGTCGTCCGACGCTCGTGCGGCTGCGGCGGCTGAGGATCCCTGCCGGGTGCCGGTGCGCCTTTATACCGGGCATACCCGCTTCTGTCGGGCTTCTTACGTCGCCCTCAGACAGTTCTCATGAAGGCGGAGGAGAGTCGTACCCATGACGGAGACGCACCGCCGCAGCGGCGACCAGGACCCTGACCCCCGCACCGAGCAGCAGCCCGGGGCCTACCCGACCCCTCCGGCGTACGCGCCGCAGCCGCCGGCCGTCACCGCGAGCGGCGTCACCGTCCGGCCGGGCGGCGGCGACCCCTACGGCTCGTACGACTCGTACGGCCCGGAAGCAGGGGCCGCGTACGGCGGTGGCAGCGGTGGCGGCTACGCCGGCTTCGCGGCGCCCGCCCCCGCCGGTGGTCCGTCCGCCGGGCACGCCGCCCCGCGTGCCCGCCGGCCCGTGGCGCTGCTCGCCGCCTGCGCCATCGTCGCGGCGGTCGTCGGCGGCGGCTCGGCCGCGCTCGTCGGGGAGCTGACCGACGGGTCGGGCAGCGCCGGTCAGTCGACCCCCGTGCGGAACGTGGCCTCCAAGAGCAGCGGCGTCTCCGCCGTCGCCAAGGCCCTGAAGCCCAGCATCGTGGAGATCAAGGCCGCCACCTCCTCCGGCCAGTCCACCGGATCCGGCGTGATCATCACGAGTGACGGTGAGATCGTCACCAACAACCACGTCGTCGCCGGCTCCGACACCGTGAAGGTCAACCTCAGCGACGGCACCACCAGGACCGCCAAGGTCGTCGGCACCGACCCCGGCAAGGACCTCGCCCTCATCAAGGTCGACGGCGCCAGCGGTCTGAAGGCCGCCCAGCTCGGCGACTCCGGCAAGGTGCAGGTCGGCGACGAGGTCGTCGCCATCGGCTCGCCCGAGGGCCTGACCGGCACGGTCACCAGCGGCATCGTCTCCGCCCTGAACCGCGACGTCACCGTCTCGAAGGAGCAGGGCCAGGGGCAGGGCGGCCAGGACGGGCAGAACCGCGGCATCCCCCAGTGGCCCTTCGAGTTCGGCGGCAACGAGTACAACGGCGACACGGGCTCGTCCAAGACCACGTACAAGGCCATCCAGACGGACGCCTCGCTCAACCCCGGCAACTCCGGCGGCGCCCTCATCAACATGAGCGGTCAGATCATCGGCATCAACTCCGCGATGTACGCCTCCGGGTCGGGCTCCGGCGGCGGTGACTCCGCCGGCAGCGTCGGCCTCGGCTTCGCCATCCCCATCAACGACGTCAAGGCGGACCTCGCGAAGCTGCGCGCCGGCGGCACCACCACGTGACGGCGCCGCGTGACGGCCGTGCCGTCGCCACCGTGCCACGCTGAGGGTGCGGCACACCCCCCGTTCCGCATCCCTCAGTGACCCGTGAACCCCGTGAGGT
The window above is part of the Streptomyces syringium genome. Proteins encoded here:
- a CDS encoding ABC transporter ATP-binding protein; this translates as MGGQPTERSMDFAGSSRRLLATLRPERAVIAVALFFSVAAVALSVIGPKILGHATDLIFSGVVGRQFPGGQTKAEVIARLRSDGDGKLADMLGAMDFTPGRGIDFDAIGVVLLWVALIYLCMSLLMLVQARIATAVVQRAVFRLREQVEEKLGRLPLGYFDKQQRGEVLSRATNDIDNIQQTLQQTLSQIVSSALTIVGVLAMMFWISWLLALVALVTVPVSIVVATKIGKRAQPQFVAQWKTTGTLNAHIEEMYTGHSLVKVFGRQKESAETFRKENEDLYEAGFKAQFISGVIQPAMMFIGNLNYVLVAVVGGLRVASGALSIGDVQAFVQYSRQFSQPLTQVASMANLVQSGVASAERVFELLDAEEQSPDATAAVGPERVRGEVVFEDVSFRYEPDTPLIEGLSLTVRPGQTVAIVGPTGAGKTTLVNLLMRFYEVSGGRITLDGTDVAEMSREELRGHIGMVLQDTWLFGGTIAENIAYGAPAGTSMDKIVEAAKATHVDRFVRTLPDGYDTVIDEEGANVSVGEKQLITIARAFLAEPEILVLDEATSSVDTRTEVLIQHAMAQLRTGRTSFVIAHRLSTIRDADVILVMESGRIVEQGTHESLLAARGAYAGLYSAQFAAAAVPGGA
- a CDS encoding alpha/beta hydrolase family protein — translated: MTFGGTDDFARPCVSSLTSSGHHGALLTADGVRVEARYEPGPDPARRAADHPVVVLAHGFTGALERPGLRRAARVFAQHTAVITFSFRGHGGSGGRSTLGDREVLDLAAAVGWARSLGHRRVATVGFSMGGSVVLRHGALYLPPNGGGHGGRTDAHADTIVSVSAPARWYYRGTAPMRRLHWAISGRTGRAITRWGLGTRIHPEDWDPVPLSPTESVPLIAPRPLLIVHGDRDTYFPLDHPRMLSAAADPSSTELWIERGFAHAETSAGGELLTRVARWVVSSIAGRA
- a CDS encoding response regulator transcription factor, with protein sequence MSSLLLLTNALQPSTEVLPALGLLLHSVRVAPAEGPALVDTPGADVILIDGRRDLPHVRSLCQLLRSTGPGCPLILVVTEGGLAAVTADWGVDDVLLDTAGPAEVEARLRLSMGRRQISMDDSPMEIRTGDLSVDEATYSAKLKGRILDLTFKEFELLKYLAQHPGRVFTRAQLLQEVWGYDYFGGTRTVDVHVRRLRAKLGPEHESLIGTVRNVGYRFVVPEKPEKDGRQTEDAQREGPADTPRTEKPEAVRPQAARPAKR
- a CDS encoding S1C family serine protease, translated to MTETHRRSGDQDPDPRTEQQPGAYPTPPAYAPQPPAVTASGVTVRPGGGDPYGSYDSYGPEAGAAYGGGSGGGYAGFAAPAPAGGPSAGHAAPRARRPVALLAACAIVAAVVGGGSAALVGELTDGSGSAGQSTPVRNVASKSSGVSAVAKALKPSIVEIKAATSSGQSTGSGVIITSDGEIVTNNHVVAGSDTVKVNLSDGTTRTAKVVGTDPGKDLALIKVDGASGLKAAQLGDSGKVQVGDEVVAIGSPEGLTGTVTSGIVSALNRDVTVSKEQGQGQGGQDGQNRGIPQWPFEFGGNEYNGDTGSSKTTYKAIQTDASLNPGNSGGALINMSGQIIGINSAMYASGSGSGGGDSAGSVGLGFAIPINDVKADLAKLRAGGTTT
- a CDS encoding LacI family DNA-binding transcriptional regulator, yielding MAKVTRDDVARLAGTSTAVVSYVINNGPRPVAPATRDRVLAAIKELGYRPDRVAQAMASRRTDLIGLIVPDARQPFFAEMAHAVEQAAAERGKMVLVGNSDYLDEREVHYLRAFLGMRVSGLILISQGPSEHAATEIDAWDARVVLMHRRPDAIDDVAVVTDDVGGAQLATRHLLEHGHPYVACLGGTEETPVIGDPVTDHVEGWRRAMREAGKSLEGRLFQAPYNRYDAYKVALGLLSGPDRPPAIICATDDQAIGVLRAARELRIDVPGELAVAGFDDVKEAALTDPPLTTVASDRIAMARSAVDLVLDDALRVAGSRRERLKQFPSALVVRRSCGCGG